The Pseudomonas sp. TH06 genome has a window encoding:
- the ptsP gene encoding phosphoenolpyruvate--protein phosphotransferase: MATSQQLLLLAPLSGVLIPLEQVPDPVFSSRVIGDGLCIDPTSSTLCAPLAGVVSNVQASGHAISITGDTGVQVLMHIGLDTVNLAGQGFTRQVEEGQRVEVGQTLIEFDADYLALNARSLMTLMLVVSGEPFTWQVAPSGLVETGQALLSLASAAASGDEPVVAEGERLFSQSLKLPNPNGLHARPAAVFAQAAKGFCAQIYLHKQQAEANAKSLVAIMALQTAWGDSVQVSALGDDAEDAINTLTRLLAEGCGEAVTAVVAAAPVESVEPEVLTVLRGVCASPGSALGTVITITEPTLDVKEFGAGSHIERETLANALIEADMALQHLRDIASSETQAEIFKAHQELLEDPSLLDQAQALIAEGKSAAFAWRAATAATATLFQQLGSPLLAERAADLADVGQRVLKRILGVSEHALELPAGSILIAEQLTPSQTAGLDTGKVLGFATVGGGATSHVAILARACGLPAICGMPAQMLTLANGAQVLLDADRGELHVHPEPEAINQWHARHEQQRQRHQHEQAQATQAACTRDGHHIEVTANVASLSETERAMAVGSAGVGLLRSEFLYLDRNHAPTRDEQVSTYSAIARAVGPSHNLVVRTLDVGGDKPLAYVPMDRESNPFLGLRGIRLCLERPDLLREQFRAILGSVGLTRLHIMLPMVTQLSELRLARQMLEEEALALNLDQLPKLGIMIEVPAAALMADVFAPHVDFFSIGTNDLTQYTLAMDRDHPRLASQADSFHPSVLRLIALTVNAAHAHGKWVGVCGAMASERLAVPLLLGLGVDELSVSVPQIPAIKAAVREVNLLDCKAIAEQVQGLESAEEVREALRLFHQATVETLPALEN; the protein is encoded by the coding sequence ATGGCCACATCCCAACAATTGCTACTGCTGGCACCTTTGTCCGGCGTGCTGATACCGCTGGAACAAGTGCCGGACCCGGTGTTTTCCAGTCGCGTGATCGGCGACGGTCTGTGCATCGATCCGACTTCGTCAACGTTGTGCGCGCCCCTCGCGGGAGTCGTCAGCAACGTGCAGGCCAGTGGGCATGCGATCAGCATCACCGGCGACACTGGCGTTCAGGTATTGATGCACATCGGTCTTGATACGGTGAACCTGGCGGGGCAGGGGTTCACCCGGCAGGTCGAAGAGGGGCAGCGAGTTGAAGTCGGGCAGACACTGATCGAGTTCGATGCCGATTACCTTGCGCTGAATGCCCGCAGTCTGATGACCCTGATGCTGGTGGTCAGCGGTGAGCCATTCACCTGGCAAGTCGCGCCAAGCGGTCTGGTCGAAACCGGCCAGGCACTGCTGAGCCTCGCCAGTGCCGCGGCGAGCGGCGACGAACCTGTGGTTGCAGAGGGCGAAAGGCTGTTCTCGCAATCGCTGAAACTGCCCAATCCGAATGGCCTGCATGCGCGTCCGGCGGCGGTGTTCGCGCAAGCGGCAAAGGGCTTTTGCGCGCAGATTTACCTGCATAAACAGCAGGCCGAAGCCAATGCCAAGTCATTGGTGGCGATCATGGCGTTGCAGACCGCTTGGGGGGACAGCGTGCAGGTCAGCGCGCTGGGCGACGATGCTGAAGACGCGATCAATACGCTTACCCGGTTACTGGCCGAGGGCTGCGGCGAAGCGGTGACGGCAGTGGTTGCTGCGGCGCCCGTCGAGAGTGTCGAGCCAGAAGTCCTGACGGTTTTGCGTGGCGTCTGTGCATCTCCCGGTTCGGCATTGGGGACGGTGATAACGATTACCGAACCGACGCTCGACGTGAAGGAGTTTGGCGCCGGTTCGCACATCGAACGCGAAACCCTGGCGAACGCGCTGATCGAGGCCGACATGGCCTTGCAGCATCTGCGCGACATCGCCAGCAGTGAAACTCAGGCAGAAATTTTCAAGGCGCATCAGGAACTGCTCGAAGATCCGAGTCTGCTTGATCAGGCTCAGGCGTTGATCGCTGAGGGCAAAAGTGCAGCGTTTGCCTGGCGCGCGGCCACTGCGGCGACGGCGACACTTTTCCAGCAACTCGGCAGCCCGTTGCTGGCTGAAAGGGCGGCGGATCTGGCTGACGTCGGCCAGCGCGTGCTCAAACGGATCCTCGGGGTCAGCGAACATGCGCTGGAACTGCCGGCCGGCAGCATTCTGATCGCCGAGCAACTGACGCCATCGCAGACTGCCGGCCTCGACACCGGCAAAGTGCTGGGATTCGCCACCGTCGGTGGCGGGGCGACCAGTCATGTCGCGATTCTGGCCCGAGCCTGTGGTTTGCCGGCGATCTGCGGGATGCCTGCGCAAATGTTGACGCTGGCCAATGGCGCCCAGGTATTGCTCGACGCCGACCGGGGCGAGCTGCATGTGCATCCGGAGCCTGAGGCGATCAACCAGTGGCACGCCAGGCACGAACAACAACGTCAGCGTCATCAACACGAGCAGGCGCAGGCGACGCAAGCTGCCTGCACCCGCGACGGGCATCACATCGAGGTCACAGCCAACGTTGCCTCGCTCAGCGAAACCGAACGGGCGATGGCCGTGGGCAGCGCAGGCGTGGGGCTTTTACGTTCGGAGTTTCTTTATCTGGATCGCAATCATGCGCCCACGCGTGACGAGCAGGTCTCGACCTACAGCGCCATCGCCCGGGCGGTCGGGCCGTCGCACAACCTGGTGGTGCGCACGCTGGATGTCGGCGGCGACAAACCGCTGGCCTACGTGCCGATGGACAGGGAAAGCAACCCGTTCCTCGGGTTGCGCGGGATTCGCCTGTGTCTGGAGCGCCCGGACCTGTTGCGCGAGCAGTTCCGCGCCATCCTCGGCAGTGTCGGCCTGACGCGCCTGCACATCATGTTGCCGATGGTGACTCAGCTATCGGAACTGCGTCTGGCGCGGCAGATGCTGGAGGAGGAAGCGCTGGCGCTGAATCTGGATCAACTGCCAAAACTGGGGATCATGATTGAAGTGCCGGCAGCGGCTTTGATGGCCGACGTGTTTGCGCCGCACGTGGACTTCTTCTCGATCGGCACCAACGATCTGACCCAATACACCCTGGCCATGGATCGCGATCATCCGCGTCTGGCCAGTCAGGCTGACAGCTTCCATCCTTCGGTACTGCGGCTGATTGCGCTGACCGTGAACGCCGCACACGCCCACGGCAAATGGGTTGGGGTGTGTGGGGCGATGGCCTCCGAGCGTCTGGCGGTGCCGCTGTTGCTGGGGCTGGGGGTAGATGAGCTGTCAGTGAGTGTGCCGCAGATTCCGGCGATCAAAGCGGCGGTACGCGAGGTGAATCTGCTCGACTGCAAGGCCATTGCCGAGCAGGTGCAAGGGCTGGAGAGCGCTGAAGAAGTACGCGAGGCGCTGCGCCTGTTTCACCAAGCGACAGTCGAAACTTTACCGGCTCTGGAGAACTGA
- a CDS encoding PTS transporter subunit EIIB yields the protein MFDKLQQAFWKALTPDLVVDTPPVQAEPADGLSAEIVVALGGVDNLKSQQPVALTRVRVALGDVSLMDRQALSKAGVAGVMPLEGGVVHLITGLRT from the coding sequence ATGTTCGATAAATTGCAGCAGGCATTCTGGAAAGCCCTGACCCCGGATCTGGTGGTGGATACGCCGCCGGTGCAGGCTGAGCCAGCCGACGGATTGAGTGCCGAGATCGTCGTGGCGCTGGGCGGTGTGGATAACCTCAAATCGCAGCAACCGGTTGCGTTGACCCGCGTACGCGTGGCGTTGGGCGATGTGTCGCTGATGGATCGCCAGGCGCTGAGCAAGGCCGGTGTCGCGGGTGTCATGCCCCTGGAGGGCGGCGTGGTGCACTTGATCACCGGCCTGCGAACCTGA
- a CDS encoding multicopper oxidase family protein, with translation MSFTRRQILGGLAGLVVVGVGAGGASRYWLGKMADAEAGHDYELIAAPLDVELVPGHKTEAWAFGPSAPGTELRVRQGEWLRVRFINHLPVATTIHWHGIRLPLEMDGVPYVSQLPVLPGEYFDYKFRVPDAGSYWYHPHVSSSEELGRGLVGPLIIEEREPTGFKYEKTLSLKNWHIDDEGNFVEFSIPREAARGGTAGRLSTINGVPAPVIELPAGQITRVRLLNLDNTLTYRINIPGVEAKIYALDGNPVEPRPLGKEYWLGPGMRICLAIKAPAAGEELSLRNGPVRLGTLRSVANTDAPTDWPKALPANPVAEPDLANAEKLNFNFEWVGSVSVNVDNGKPPSLWQINGKAWDITDKTCADRPIASLKLGQSYIFELKNMTQYQHPIHLHGMSFKVIASNRHKIIPYFTDTYLLGKNERAQVALVADNPGVWMFHCHVIDHMETGLMAAIEVK, from the coding sequence ATGTCCTTTACCCGTCGCCAAATCCTCGGTGGCCTGGCCGGTCTTGTTGTCGTTGGCGTTGGCGCGGGGGGCGCATCGCGTTACTGGCTGGGCAAGATGGCCGACGCCGAGGCGGGCCACGACTACGAGTTGATCGCAGCGCCGCTGGACGTGGAACTGGTGCCGGGCCACAAGACCGAGGCCTGGGCGTTCGGTCCTTCGGCGCCGGGTACTGAATTGCGTGTGCGTCAGGGTGAATGGCTACGAGTGCGCTTCATCAACCATCTGCCGGTGGCGACCACCATCCACTGGCACGGCATTCGCCTGCCGCTGGAAATGGACGGCGTGCCGTACGTCTCGCAGTTGCCGGTGCTGCCGGGCGAATACTTCGACTACAAATTCCGCGTGCCGGACGCCGGCAGCTACTGGTATCACCCGCACGTCAGCAGCAGCGAAGAACTCGGTCGCGGGTTGGTCGGGCCGCTGATCATCGAAGAGCGCGAGCCGACCGGTTTCAAGTATGAAAAGACCCTGAGCCTGAAGAACTGGCACATCGACGATGAAGGCAACTTTGTCGAATTCAGCATCCCGCGCGAGGCCGCACGCGGTGGCACGGCGGGGCGTTTGTCGACCATCAACGGCGTGCCTGCGCCAGTGATCGAATTGCCGGCAGGGCAGATCACTCGCGTGCGTCTGCTCAATCTCGATAACACCCTGACTTATCGCATCAACATTCCTGGCGTTGAGGCAAAGATCTACGCGCTGGATGGCAACCCGGTGGAACCTCGCCCGCTGGGCAAGGAATACTGGCTCGGCCCCGGCATGCGCATCTGTCTGGCGATCAAGGCACCGGCGGCGGGCGAAGAACTTTCGTTACGCAACGGCCCGGTGCGTCTGGGCACCCTGCGCTCGGTGGCCAACACCGATGCACCGACGGACTGGCCGAAAGCGCTGCCCGCCAATCCGGTGGCCGAACCGGACCTGGCCAATGCCGAGAAACTCAACTTCAATTTCGAATGGGTCGGTTCGGTGTCGGTCAACGTCGACAACGGCAAGCCGCCAAGCCTGTGGCAGATCAACGGCAAGGCTTGGGACATCACCGACAAGACCTGTGCCGATCGGCCGATTGCCAGCCTGAAACTGGGCCAGAGCTATATCTTCGAACTGAAGAACATGACCCAGTATCAGCACCCGATCCACCTGCATGGCATGAGCTTCAAGGTGATTGCGTCGAACCGTCACAAGATCATTCCGTACTTCACCGACACCTATCTGCTGGGCAAGAACGAACGTGCGCAAGTGGCGCTGGTGGCGGATAACCCGGGGGTGTGGATGTTCCACTGTCATGTGATTGACCACATGGAAACCGGCCTGATGGCCGCCATCGAGGTGAAGTGA
- the tadA gene encoding tRNA adenosine(34) deaminase TadA gives MRQIRPAAIIDRSRDRDFMREALTLAAQGAALGEVPVGAVLVQDGEIIGRGFNCPISASDPSAHAEMVAIRAAAQAVNNYRLPGSTLYVTLEPCSMCAGLIVHSRVARVVYGALEPKAGIVQSQGQFFTQGFLNHRVLYEGGVLAEECGAVLTEFFRARRAKPSE, from the coding sequence ATGCGCCAGATTCGCCCCGCGGCGATCATCGACCGCAGCCGTGATCGCGATTTCATGCGTGAAGCCCTGACCCTCGCGGCGCAAGGTGCGGCGCTCGGTGAAGTGCCAGTGGGCGCGGTGCTGGTGCAGGATGGCGAGATCATCGGTCGCGGCTTCAATTGCCCGATCAGCGCCAGCGACCCCAGCGCCCACGCGGAAATGGTCGCGATCCGCGCCGCCGCACAAGCCGTGAACAACTATCGCCTGCCGGGCAGCACGCTGTACGTGACGCTGGAACCGTGCAGCATGTGCGCCGGGCTGATCGTCCATTCGCGGGTGGCGCGGGTGGTGTATGGCGCGCTGGAACCCAAGGCCGGGATTGTTCAGAGCCAGGGGCAGTTTTTTACCCAGGGCTTTTTGAATCATCGGGTGTTGTATGAAGGCGGGGTACTGGCGGAGGAGTGTGGCGCGGTGCTGACCGAGTTCTTCCGCGCCCGGCGCGCTAAACCATCTGAATAA
- the cmoB gene encoding tRNA 5-methoxyuridine(34)/uridine 5-oxyacetic acid(34) synthase CmoB, whose translation MIDLSPLARRLAGTPLAEWANTLQAQLDKKMEKGHGDLERWQSALDALPKIQPSEIDLLNGLKLDTDCADETRAQMRTALMGLSPWRKGPFDLFGVHVDTEWRSDWKWSRVSPHLDLQGKRILDVGCGNGYYMWRMLGAGADSVIGVDPNWLFFCQFQAVQRYLSEPNAWHLPFPFEDLPPNLEGFDTVFSMGVFYHRRSPIEHLLALKDCLVKGGELVLETLVVEGDKHQVLVPEDRYAQMRNVWFLPSVPALELWLRRAGFTDIRCVDVSTTTVEEQRGTEWMKYQSLSDFLDPEDHSKTIEGLPAPMRAVIVARK comes from the coding sequence ATGATTGATCTGTCCCCTCTCGCCCGCCGTCTGGCCGGCACACCACTGGCCGAATGGGCCAACACCCTGCAAGCGCAACTCGACAAGAAAATGGAGAAAGGTCACGGCGATCTGGAGCGCTGGCAAAGTGCGCTGGATGCCTTGCCGAAGATCCAGCCGAGCGAAATCGATCTGCTCAACGGCCTGAAACTCGACACCGATTGCGCCGATGAAACCCGTGCGCAAATGCGCACCGCGCTGATGGGCTTGTCGCCATGGCGCAAAGGGCCGTTCGATCTATTTGGCGTGCACGTCGACACCGAATGGCGTTCGGACTGGAAATGGTCGCGGGTTTCACCGCATCTGGATCTGCAGGGCAAACGCATCCTCGATGTTGGCTGCGGCAACGGCTACTACATGTGGCGCATGCTCGGCGCCGGCGCGGACAGTGTGATCGGTGTCGATCCGAACTGGCTGTTCTTCTGCCAGTTCCAGGCCGTGCAGCGTTACCTGTCAGAGCCAAACGCGTGGCATCTGCCATTCCCGTTCGAAGACCTGCCGCCGAATCTGGAAGGCTTCGACACGGTGTTTTCCATGGGCGTGTTTTACCACCGCCGCTCGCCAATCGAGCATTTGCTGGCGCTGAAGGACTGCCTGGTCAAGGGCGGCGAACTGGTGCTGGAAACGTTGGTGGTCGAAGGCGACAAGCATCAAGTGCTGGTGCCGGAAGATCGCTATGCGCAGATGCGTAACGTGTGGTTCCTGCCGTCGGTGCCGGCGCTGGAGTTGTGGCTGCGTCGAGCAGGTTTCACCGATATTCGTTGCGTAGATGTCAGCACCACCACCGTCGAAGAACAGCGCGGCACCGAGTGGATGAAGTACCAGTCGCTGAGCGATTTCCTTGATCCTGAAGATCACAGCAAGACGATTGAAGGACTGCCGGCGCCGATGCGGGCGGTGATTGTCGCCCGTAAGTAA
- the cmoA gene encoding carboxy-S-adenosyl-L-methionine synthase CmoA, whose translation MSKEPDRIFAQPLDKVPDFAFNEDVVRVFPDMIKRSVPGYPTIVENLGVLAAQFAQPNSVLYDLGASLGAVTQALRRHVRTDGCRVIAVDNSAAMVERCREYLNGQDSMFQELLPVEVIEGDILALDFKPASVVALNFTLQFIAPDQRTALLSRIRQSLLPGGALILSEKLRFNDAEEHQLLTDLHVAFKRANGYSELEIAQKRSAIENVMKPDSLEEHRERLLAAGFSKVVPWFQCLNFASLIALP comes from the coding sequence GTGAGCAAAGAACCCGATCGCATTTTCGCCCAGCCCCTGGACAAGGTGCCTGACTTCGCCTTCAACGAAGACGTGGTGCGGGTGTTCCCGGACATGATCAAGCGCTCGGTGCCGGGTTATCCGACCATCGTCGAGAACCTTGGCGTGCTCGCGGCGCAGTTCGCTCAGCCCAATAGCGTGCTTTATGACTTGGGGGCCTCCCTCGGTGCGGTGACCCAGGCGCTGCGACGCCATGTGCGCACTGACGGCTGCCGGGTGATCGCGGTGGATAACTCGGCGGCGATGGTCGAACGTTGCCGCGAGTACCTCAACGGTCAGGATTCCATGTTCCAGGAGTTGCTGCCGGTCGAAGTGATCGAGGGCGATATCCTCGCGCTGGATTTCAAACCCGCTTCGGTGGTGGCGCTGAACTTCACCCTGCAATTCATCGCCCCGGATCAGCGCACCGCGTTGCTCTCGCGCATCCGCCAATCGTTGTTGCCCGGCGGCGCCTTGATTCTCTCGGAGAAGCTGCGCTTCAACGATGCCGAAGAACATCAATTGCTCACCGATCTGCACGTCGCGTTCAAACGCGCCAACGGCTATAGCGAACTGGAAATCGCCCAGAAGCGCAGCGCCATCGAAAACGTCATGAAGCCCGACAGCCTCGAAGAACACCGCGAACGCCTGCTGGCCGCCGGGTTCTCGAAAGTCGTGCCGTGGTTCCAGTGTCTTAACTTTGCCTCGTTGATTGCCTTGCCATGA
- a CDS encoding lysoplasmalogenase, whose amino-acid sequence MGWLILALMGAVTFLYGVSTHAALLCLLVKPLPMLALLGWLHDAPPSDYRRWISLGLIFSLLGDVLLAWPGDLFVFGLGAFLIAHLAYLKAYLSDCKRLALLPLVLAVGVGAVLLGILISSGLGPLLVPVIVYGTAISAMLWRALARLGTDVPKRSALLAAGGALAFVFSDSVIGIDRFVSPFHAAPYVIILSYWLGQWGIAASAFSQKHR is encoded by the coding sequence GTGGGCTGGCTGATTCTGGCGCTGATGGGTGCGGTGACGTTTCTGTACGGTGTCAGCACGCATGCGGCGTTGCTCTGCCTGCTGGTCAAACCTTTACCGATGCTGGCGTTGCTCGGCTGGCTGCACGATGCGCCACCCAGCGACTATCGGCGCTGGATCAGCCTCGGTCTGATTTTCTCTCTGCTCGGTGATGTGTTGCTGGCGTGGCCGGGGGATTTGTTCGTGTTTGGCCTCGGTGCGTTTCTCATCGCGCATCTGGCGTATCTCAAGGCTTATCTCAGCGATTGCAAACGTCTGGCGCTGTTGCCGCTGGTGCTCGCGGTCGGCGTCGGCGCAGTGCTGCTGGGGATTCTGATTTCCAGCGGACTCGGACCGTTGCTGGTGCCGGTGATTGTTTACGGCACGGCGATCAGCGCCATGCTCTGGCGCGCCCTCGCACGCCTGGGTACTGACGTGCCGAAGCGCTCGGCGTTATTGGCAGCAGGTGGTGCGCTGGCGTTTGTGTTCTCCGACAGCGTGATCGGTATCGACCGTTTTGTGTCGCCGTTCCATGCAGCGCCGTACGTCATCATCCTCAGCTATTGGTTGGGACAGTGGGGTATTGCGGCCTCGGCCTTCTCCCAAAAACACCGCTGA
- a CDS encoding protease inhibitor I42 family protein → MSPTRLFVPLALSLLAACATQPKHNVTVEKQSECPVRLTNGQNLIIMLPSNPTTGYRWAIQDSAGGVLRALSPEVYSNPEDAGVVGAAGLSTWRFQAFAPGTGRLRLTSQQPWAPEVLPVETFDCAISVN, encoded by the coding sequence ATGTCCCCCACTCGCCTGTTTGTCCCCCTCGCCCTTTCGTTGCTGGCCGCTTGTGCCACGCAACCAAAACACAACGTGACCGTGGAAAAACAAAGCGAATGCCCCGTCCGGCTCACTAACGGGCAAAACCTCATCATCATGCTGCCAAGCAACCCGACCACGGGTTATCGCTGGGCCATTCAGGATTCGGCTGGCGGCGTACTCCGCGCACTCAGCCCCGAGGTCTACAGCAATCCGGAAGATGCCGGCGTCGTCGGCGCAGCGGGTTTGTCGACCTGGCGCTTCCAGGCCTTTGCCCCCGGCACCGGGCGCCTGCGCCTGACCTCACAACAACCGTGGGCACCGGAAGTGTTACCGGTGGAAACCTTTGACTGCGCGATTTCGGTGAACTGA
- the lon gene encoding endopeptidase La, translating into MSDQQEFPENPDDYTEAEHIEHTSSGKGLALPGQNLPDKVYIIPIHNRPFFPAQVLPVIVNEEPWAETLELVSKSDHHSLALFFMDTPQEDPRHFNTDALPQYGTLVKVHHASRENGKLQFVAQGLSRVRIKTWLKHHRPPYLVEVEYPHQPTEPTDEVKAYGMALINAIKELLPLNPLYSEELKNYLNRFSPNDPSPLTDFAAALTSATGPELQAVLDCVPMLKRMEKVLPMLRKEVEVARLQKEISAEVNRKIGEHQREFFLKEQLKVIQQELGLTKDDRSADLEQFEQRLEGKVLPAQVQKRLEEEMNKLSILETGSPEYAVTRNYLDWATSVPWGVYGEDKLDLKHARKVLDKHHAGLDDIKDRILEFLAVGAYKGEISGSIVLLVGPPGVGKTSVGKSIAESLGRPFYRFSLGGMRDEAEIKGHRRTYIGAQPGKLVQALKDVEVMNPVIMLDEIDKMGQSYQGDPASALLETLDPEQNVEFLDHYLDLRMDLSKVLFVCTANTLDSIPGPLLDRMEVIRLSGYITEEKVAIAKRHLWPKLLEKAGVSKGSLSISDSALKALIDGYAREAGVRQLEKQLGKLVRKAVMKLIDDPKAVIKLGPKDLEASLGHPVFRNEQVLSGTGVITGLAWTSMGGATLPIEATRIHTLNRGFKLTGQLGDVMKESAEIAYSYVSSHLKLFGGDPKFFDEAFVHLHVPEGATPKDGPSAGVTMASALLSLARNQAPKKGVAMTGELTLTGHVLPIGGVREKVIAARRQKIFELILPEPNRGNFEELPDYLKEGITVHFAKRFADVAKVLF; encoded by the coding sequence ATGAGCGACCAGCAAGAATTCCCGGAAAACCCAGACGACTACACCGAAGCCGAACACATCGAACACACCTCCTCCGGCAAAGGCCTCGCCCTGCCAGGCCAGAACCTGCCGGACAAGGTCTACATCATCCCGATCCACAATCGCCCGTTTTTCCCGGCCCAGGTCCTGCCGGTCATCGTCAACGAAGAACCGTGGGCCGAAACCCTCGAACTGGTCAGCAAATCCGATCACCACTCCCTGGCCCTGTTCTTCATGGACACCCCCCAGGAAGACCCGCGCCACTTCAACACCGACGCCCTGCCGCAATACGGCACCCTGGTCAAAGTCCACCACGCCAGCCGCGAAAACGGCAAACTGCAATTCGTCGCCCAGGGCCTGAGCCGCGTGCGCATCAAGACCTGGCTGAAACACCACCGCCCACCGTATCTGGTCGAAGTCGAATACCCTCACCAACCGACCGAGCCAACCGACGAGGTCAAGGCCTACGGCATGGCGCTGATCAACGCGATCAAGGAACTGCTGCCGCTCAACCCGCTGTACAGCGAAGAGCTGAAGAACTACCTCAACCGCTTCAGCCCCAACGACCCGTCGCCGCTGACCGACTTCGCCGCCGCCCTGACGTCCGCCACCGGCCCCGAGCTGCAAGCCGTGCTCGACTGCGTGCCGATGCTCAAGCGCATGGAAAAAGTCCTGCCGATGCTGCGCAAGGAAGTCGAAGTCGCGCGCCTGCAAAAAGAGATCTCGGCGGAAGTTAACCGCAAGATCGGCGAACATCAGCGCGAGTTCTTCCTCAAGGAACAACTCAAGGTCATCCAGCAGGAACTCGGCCTGACCAAGGACGACCGCAGCGCCGACCTCGAACAGTTCGAGCAGCGCCTCGAAGGCAAAGTCCTGCCGGCGCAGGTGCAAAAGCGCCTCGAAGAAGAAATGAACAAACTGTCGATCCTCGAAACCGGATCGCCGGAATATGCGGTTACCCGCAACTACCTCGACTGGGCCACCTCGGTGCCGTGGGGCGTCTATGGCGAGGACAAACTCGACCTCAAGCACGCACGCAAAGTCCTCGACAAACACCACGCTGGCCTCGACGACATCAAGGATCGCATCCTCGAATTCCTCGCCGTCGGTGCCTATAAAGGTGAGATCAGCGGCTCCATCGTGCTGCTGGTCGGCCCGCCGGGCGTGGGTAAAACCAGCGTCGGCAAATCCATCGCCGAATCCCTCGGCCGGCCGTTCTACCGCTTCAGTCTCGGCGGCATGCGCGACGAAGCCGAGATCAAGGGCCACCGCCGCACCTACATCGGCGCGCAGCCGGGCAAACTGGTGCAGGCGTTGAAAGACGTCGAAGTGATGAACCCGGTGATCATGCTCGACGAGATCGACAAGATGGGCCAGAGCTACCAGGGCGACCCGGCCTCGGCGCTGCTGGAAACCCTCGATCCGGAACAGAACGTCGAATTCCTCGACCACTACCTCGACCTGCGCATGGACCTGTCGAAAGTGCTGTTCGTCTGCACCGCCAACACCCTCGATTCGATCCCCGGCCCGCTGCTCGACCGGATGGAAGTGATTCGCCTGTCGGGCTACATCACCGAAGAAAAAGTCGCCATCGCCAAGCGTCACCTGTGGCCGAAACTGCTGGAAAAGGCTGGCGTGTCGAAAGGAAGCCTGAGCATCAGCGACAGCGCGCTCAAAGCCTTGATCGACGGTTACGCCCGTGAAGCCGGGGTGCGCCAGTTGGAAAAACAACTGGGCAAACTGGTGCGCAAAGCGGTGATGAAACTCATTGATGATCCGAAAGCCGTGATCAAGCTCGGGCCGAAAGACCTCGAAGCCTCGCTGGGACATCCGGTGTTCCGCAATGAACAAGTGCTGTCCGGCACCGGCGTCATCACGGGCCTGGCATGGACCAGCATGGGCGGCGCGACCCTGCCGATCGAGGCCACGCGAATTCACACACTCAATCGTGGTTTCAAACTCACCGGGCAACTGGGTGACGTGATGAAAGAGTCGGCGGAGATTGCCTACAGCTACGTCAGCTCGCACCTGAAGCTGTTCGGCGGTGATCCGAAATTCTTCGACGAAGCCTTCGTCCACCTGCACGTACCGGAAGGCGCCACACCGAAAGACGGCCCGAGCGCCGGCGTGACCATGGCCAGCGCCCTGCTCTCCCTCGCGCGCAATCAGGCGCCGAAAAAAGGCGTGGCGATGACCGGCGAACTGACCCTGACCGGGCATGTGCTGCCGATTGGCGGCGTGCGCGAGAAGGTGATTGCGGCGAGAAGGCAGAAGATTTTCGAGTTGATTTTGCCAGAGCCGAATCGGGGTAACTTCGAGGAACTGCCGGATTATCTGAAGGAAGGGATTACCGTGCACTTCGCCAAGCGGTTTGCGGATGTAGCGAAGGTGCTCTTCTGA
- a CDS encoding DUF6124 family protein, protein MKKPTPNPPETDTTSPYESLDSKKFHEAAERALDHYLKPNAFTLPFHKPSTMFLVAPDQDSESLLAHACESLAQASLMSSDVAAYIDLPQRRTIMAIQQIIMLAELAVNRVLDNLEIPQPPAHS, encoded by the coding sequence ATGAAAAAGCCGACACCCAATCCCCCAGAAACCGACACCACATCGCCCTACGAATCCCTCGATTCCAAGAAATTCCACGAAGCCGCCGAACGCGCCCTCGACCACTACCTCAAACCGAACGCGTTCACCCTTCCGTTCCACAAACCCAGCACCATGTTCCTGGTCGCGCCGGATCAGGACAGCGAAAGCCTGCTGGCCCACGCCTGCGAATCACTGGCCCAGGCCAGCCTCATGAGCAGCGACGTCGCCGCCTACATCGACCTCCCGCAGCGGCGAACGATTATGGCCATCCAGCAAATCATCATGCTCGCCGAACTGGCGGTAAACCGCGTGCTGGACAACCTCGAAATTCCCCAGCCCCCAGCACACAGCTAA